In Arachis hypogaea cultivar Tifrunner chromosome 2, arahy.Tifrunner.gnm2.J5K5, whole genome shotgun sequence, a genomic segment contains:
- the LOC140177400 gene encoding uncharacterized protein: MEIFPASVLSLWNKCEIRVLVLLSLLWQVILIICGPMRKHKRGGIKGVILNFVVWVTYLTADQLATVALGILATNQIEVDKSNSKRESKDQFLQALWAPFLLLHLGGPDTITAYSLEDNTLWLRHLLGLIVQVSIAFYIFLRSWGNNALTFVAILVFVSGIIKYSERNWVLRSATIDQFRKSLPSNVTLQIPNSGHILRDPELECIHKGYSLFPLVKRLHANLGVEKRDLTTSFNLAKECVLEMKPAVHAFKVVEVQLGFLFDVLYTKASIIYTKKGLFLRLVSALSITCAVVAFILVTHSDEAYSRVDVVITYVLFIGAIFLELYAFFAITLSDWTMCWLTKRERRSCLLNLMYSSISRFRSILSGSKNKLYMSQLSLMDLCSKKTTRSCIEDYLFSKILPLEFNLIRNERLEEVDTDMKEVIFKILIESSEYDGESLEEGNILESRNIFAETVLKGHVITDIAYHSTSPSLGEEYKRKREACKKISDYLFYILLQHPSMLPPWIGGIEYIQDTINHAQELCHHAKSPAQAAQILVQYVNTKHDGVNNRKSFLDRIPDGEELACAPWDEIHVFWLDMLISTVYNFEWGSHAQQLPSGGEFLTHVSLLKTDHFLSQILSRKQTSETEMRMRDGQEP, translated from the coding sequence ATGGAGATCTTCCCGGCATCCGTACTATCACTATGGAACAAATGTGAAATACGTGTTTTGGTTTTACTAAGCCTGTTATGGCAAGTTATCCTGATCATATGTGGTCCAATGAGAAAACACAAAAGAGGTGGCATCAAAGGTGTGATCCTAAATTTTGTTGTTTGGGTGACATATTTGACAGCAGATCAGTTAGCAACTGTAGCATTGGGGATCCTTGCCACGAACCAAATAGAAGTTGACAAGTCCAATTCCAAAAGAGAGAGCAAAGACCAATTTCTTCAAGCATTATGGGCACCTTTTCTGTTATTGCATCTTGGTGGCCCTGACACAATCACTGCTTATTCCTTGGAAGACAACACCTTATGGTTAAGGCACTTGCTTGGTCTAATTGTCCAAGTTAGCATTGCATTCTACATCTTCCTAAGGTCATGGGGCAACAATGCACTAACATTTGTGGCCATTCTGGTGTTTGTTTCCGGAATCATTAAGTACTCTGAGAGAAATTGGGTTCTAAGGTCTGCTACCATCGACCAATTTAGGAAATCTTTGCCTTCAAATGTCACGCTACAAATCCCAAATTCAGGTCATATCCTTAGGGATCCTGAATTGGAATGTATTCACAAAGGATATTCTTTGTTTCCCCTAGTCAAACGTCTTCATGCAAATCTAGGCGTAGAAAAACGAGATTTAACTACAAGCTTTAATTTGGCAAAAGAATGTGTGCTTGAGATGAAACCAGCAGTCCATGCCTTTAAAGTGGTGGAAGTGCAACTTGGGTTTTTATTTGATGTGCTCTACACAAAAGCTTCTATAATTTATACCAAAAAAGGTCTCTTTCTAAGATTGGTGAGTGCTTTATCCATAACATGTGCAGTGGTTGCATTCATTCTTGTGACTCATAGTGATGAGGCCTACTCAAGGGTTGATGTTGTTATAACATACGTTTTGTTTATTGGGGCAATCTTTCTTGAGCTTTATGCATTTTTTGCCATTACTTTGTCTGATTGGACAATGTGTTGGCTAACCAAAAGAGAGAGGAGGAGTTGTTTGCTAAACTTAATGTACTCTTCCATTTCTCGCTTTCGATCAATTTTATCAGGCAGTAAAAACAAGTTATACATGAGTCAACTCAGCCTGATGGATCTTTGCTCAAAAAAGACAACCAGATCTTGCATTGAAGACTACTTGTTCAGCAAAATCTTACCCTTGGAATTTAATCTGATCCGTAATGAACGTTTGGAAGAGGTGGATACTGATATGAAAGAAGTTATATTTAAAATACTAATAGAAAGTAGTGAATATGATGGTGAGAGTCTAGAGGAAGGGAATATTTTAGAGTCAAGAAATATTTTTGCAGAAACTGTGCTTAAAGGTCATGTTATAACAGATATTGCGTACCACTCCACTAGTCCTAGTCTTGGTGAGGAATACAAACGCAAACGTGAAGCATGCAAGAAGATATCTGATTATCTATTCTATATATTGCTTCAACACCCTTCCATGTTGCCTCCATGGATTGGTGGTATTGAATATATCCAAGACACCATCAATCATGCCCAAGAGTTATGTCATCATGCCAAGTCTCCTGCTCAAGCTGCTCAAATTCTAGTGCAATATGTGAATACGAAACATGATGGAGTGAATAATCGCAAGTCATTCTTAGATAGAATTCCCGATGGAGAGGAACTAGCTTGTGCACCCTGGGATGAGATACATGTTTTCTGGTTAGATATGTTGATCTCCACTGTTTATAACTTTGAATGGGGTTCACATGCTCAACAACTACCAAGTGGAGGGGAATTCCTTACTCATGTTAGTCTTCTCAAGACGGatcattttttaagtcaaatctTGTCGAGAAAGCAAACTTCAGAAACAGAGATGCGGATGAGGGATGGGCAAGAGCCATAA